The Carassius carassius chromosome 2, fCarCar2.1, whole genome shotgun sequence genome has a segment encoding these proteins:
- the LOC132110519 gene encoding pro-adrenomedullin-like, producing the protein MQLILQSFFCCCLLATFAPGVDGAKHDLKRSVRLQRSRRDLSLAALRTLDNSLFVRPVDVKDNLRPHSSTDISIRTKRSKNSINQSRRAGCSLGTCTVHVLAHRLHDLNNKLKIGNAPADKINPYGYGRRRRSVPEKVMTLRQEGSRLRTVWSSSNSQSQLHKLEALLRRT; encoded by the exons ATGCAACTGATTCTGCAGTCTTTCTTCTGCTGCTGCCTGCTGGCCACCTTTGCACCTGGTGTGGATGGAGCAAAACATGACCTGAAAAGAAG TGTCCGGCTGCAGAGATCAAGAAGGGATTTGAGCCTTGCTGCACTGAGGACTTTAGACAACAGCCTGTTTGTCAGACCGGTTGATGTCAAAGACAACTTAAGGCCACATTCCAG CACTGACATCAGCATAAGGACAAAACGCTCCAAGAACTCCATCAACCAGTCCAGGAGAGCTGGCTGCTCGCTTGGCACCTGCACGGTGCATGTGCTGGCACACCGTCTCCATGATCTCAACAACAAGCTGAAGATCGGGAATGCACCCGCTGACAAGATCAATCCCTACGGATACGGCCGGCGGCGAAGGTCCGTTCCAGAGAAAGTAATGACACTGCGACAGGAGGGCAGCAGGCTGCGGACGGTGTGGAGCAGCTCAAACTCTCAATCACAGCTGCACAAGCTGGAAGCACTGCTCAGACGGACGTGA